The sequence CGAAAAAAGGAATTGAAACAGCAGGGCCACGTTATTTTGGCTATCCTGTCGAGTATGAGCCTGTAGAAAAGTTGCAGGAAGGTGGAGGCAAATGAGCTATCGGATTGGAATTGATGTAGGCGGTACAAACACAGATGCTGTCCTACTTGATCACAGATTGCATGTAATAGCGAAAGCAAAACAGCCAACTACTGAGGATGTCATGACTGGTATTTGGAAAGTGTTAATTGCCATTCTAGAGGAATCAGCTATATCGCCTGGCGAAATTGGCTATGCAATGCTTGGCACTACCCATTGCACGAATGCCATTGTTGAGCGGAAACAGCTAAATAAAGTTGGCATCATTCGTCTTTGTAAACCGGCAGCAACGGCTGTGCCCCCTTTAGCTGCTTGGCCTGATGACTTAAAAGCGGCAGTGGGCGAGCACCACTATTTAGTAGCCGGCGGGTATGAATACGATGGCACGTTGATTTCAGAACTAGATGAAAATGAAATCCGTTCCGCACTGGAGGCTATGAAAGGAAACGTTAAATCCATTGCTGTTACAGGCATATTTTCGCCAGCCCGAGCCGAGCAAGAATTGAAAGTAGCGCGCCTTGCCCATGATGTCATGCCTGGCGTGCCGATTTCGCTGTCTCATCAAATTGGCAGCATTGGTTTGTTGGAACGGGAAAATGCGACGATTTTAAATGCAGCGCTGCAAACGACAATACGTACCGTCGTTTCCGGGTTCCGTGAAGCACTTAGCAAACTTGGCATTCCTGCGCAAATCTTTATCGGCCAAAATGACGGCACATTAATGGAAGCCGATTATGCAATCCGTTACCCGATTTTGACGATTGGCTGCGGGCCAACGAACTCGATTCGCGGAGCCTCGTTTTTGTCCGGTTTAAAAGACGCGCTTGTGTTGGACATCGGTGGAACGACTTCTGATATCGGTGTTCTATCAAATGGATTTCCGCGCCAGTCAGCCATTGCCGTTGATGTCGGCGGCATCCGCACCAACTTCCGCATGCCAGATATTCTCTCAGTTGGCTTAGGAGGCGGAACAATCATCCGTATAGACGAACAGGGAGCAATCACGGTTGGCCCTGATTCAGTCGGCTATCGTTTATTACAGGAAGCGCGCTCTTTTGGAGGCGACACATTGACAGCAACAGATGT is a genomic window of Shouchella clausii containing:
- a CDS encoding hydantoinase/oxoprolinase N-terminal domain-containing protein, which codes for MSYRIGIDVGGTNTDAVLLDHRLHVIAKAKQPTTEDVMTGIWKVLIAILEESAISPGEIGYAMLGTTHCTNAIVERKQLNKVGIIRLCKPAATAVPPLAAWPDDLKAAVGEHHYLVAGGYEYDGTLISELDENEIRSALEAMKGNVKSIAVTGIFSPARAEQELKVARLAHDVMPGVPISLSHQIGSIGLLERENATILNAALQTTIRTVVSGFREALSKLGIPAQIFIGQNDGTLMEADYAIRYPILTIGCGPTNSIRGASFLSGLKDALVLDIGGTTSDIGVLSNGFPRQSAIAVDVGGIRTNFRMPDILSVGLGGGTIIRIDEQGAITVGPDSVGYRLLQEARSFGGDTLTATDVVLAVTDTTIVGADTSDLDSDACQQAYNRMIEKLEVAIDQMKTSKEPVPVILTGGGSILVNSRLAGASEVIKPDHHDVANAIGAALGTISGEAENIYALEGRTYEDAVEAAKQQAIGNAVEAGAVPATVEIVSVEDVPLAYMPGNSVFIKVKAVGELDAK